The genomic segment CGGGAGAGTATTCCTATAAATATCCTAAGGCAGGACAGGACAACTCTAAGGTGAGCCTCTGGAGCTATGATATGAAGAACGGCAAGACCGTGGCGCTCGATGTGCCTGTAGATTCCGACGGCTATTATCCACGCATCAAGACATCGCCAGACGCCAACAGTCTGATTGTCTATACGATGAACCGCCATCAGGACGACATGCGCCTCTATGCAGTCAATCCTTTCACCGGCAAGAGCAGGATGCTCATCAAGGAGAGTGTGCCTAAGTTTGTAAAGGAAGAGGTGATTGAAAACAGCATCGTGGGCAAGAAGAACATCCTGCTGCCTAGCGACCGCGACGGCTTCATGCATCTCTATCTCTATGATATGAACGGCAAGCTCCTGCGCCAGGTAGAGAAGGGCAACTATGATGTTACCTCTATCTACGGAATGGATGAGAAGACGGGCGATGTTTATTTCCAGGCTGCCAAGCTCAATGCGCACGACCGCCAGGTTTACGTGGCTCATAAGAACGGAAAGGTGGAGCGTCTTACCGATGCGGCTGGTTCCAACTCGGCTTACTTCTCGGGCGATTACCGCTATTTCGTCAATACCTGGAGCAGCTACAGCCATCCTTATGTCTTCACCGTACGCAGCAACAAGGGCAAGCTTATCAAGACATTGGAAGACAACAAGCAGCTGCTCGAAAAGACCCGGAAGTATAATTGGGGCAAGCGCGAAACTTTCTCTTTCACCACTTCCGAGGGTGTGAAACTGGACGGCTGGATGGTGAAGCCTGTAGATTTCGACGCCAGCAAGAAGTATCCTGTCATCCTCTTCCAGTATTCCGGTCCGGGCAACCAGCAGGTGCTCGATTCATGGAGCACGGGCAGTATGGGCAATGGCGGTGCTTTCGATTATTATCTTGCTCAGGAAGGTTTCATCATTGTCTGCGTAGATGGTCGTGGAACAGGCGGTAGAGGAGCTGAGTTTGAGAAGTCTACTTATCTCCGTCTGGGCGATTTAGAGTCGAAAGATCAGGTTGAGACCGCTCTCTACATGGGTTCTCTGCCTTATGTAGACAAGGATAATATCGGCATTTGGGGTTGGAGCTATGGTGGTTTCAATACGCTGATGAGTATGAGCGAGGGCCGTCCTGTGTTCAAGGCAGGTGTGGCTGTGGCTCCTCCTACCTGCTACCGCTTCTATGATTCGGTTTATACTGAGCGCTACATGCGCACTCCTAAGGAGAACGAAGAGGGTTACAAGGTGAACCCTATCGAGCGAGTAAAGCAGCAGCATGGTGCGTTGCTTATCTGTCACGGATTGGCAGATGACAATGTGCATCCGCAGAATACCTTCGAATATGCTGAGGCGTTGGTTCAGGCAGACAAGGACTTCAAGACCCTGTGGTACACGAACCGTAATCATGGCATTTCGGGTGGCAATACCCGTAACCATCTGCTTCGCCAGATAGCTAACTGGTTCAAGCAGAATCTGAAGTAGAAAATGATATGATATAAAAAAGTGAAGCCATTCCTGATGGGAAATAGGAATGGCTTCTTAATTTAATGTTCAACCTTGTTTACTTTGCGGAGTAAGGTCCTATTTGAAATTCTTATTCATTTTTAGCGCCTTTTCTGCGCTTTTCTTTCTTGGCTTTCTTAGCCTTCTTCACTTTTACCTCTTCAACCTCTTCATCGTTTGGCTGAACAGATGAAAAATGAAAATCTGTAGAGTTGATGGTCTTCACCTGATATGGGCTAGGCGCATCGTTCATCTGCTGTCCGTTCTTTGCCTTCTTAGCCTTTGGCTTCTGAATGTATCTTGCATAGAGCTTGTTCCATTTCTTTTCAGCCTTCTTCTGGTTGAAGTCAAACATCACGATACACGTGCGGTTGCCGGCACCTTTCTGCTCCAGATAGTCGCGCAACTGGTATGAATAGTTCTCGCGGCTTACCAGAAACTTGCTCTTGCGGGTGAAATAGGCAGAATCAACCTTCTGAACGTCTGTGAAATAGACTGTAGAGTCATTAAACGACGAGGCAAATCCAAAGATGTATGCAGTCTTAACGTCGTTCTTGGCTGATGCAGAGAGCGAGCTGAAACATGCTAATGCAATAGATGCTAATGCAATTTTTGTAATTTTCATTTCTTTTTCTGTCTTATTTTGTTTTGTGCTGTCTGCCCCATCAGTCATGCAGGATCTTTCCTTATCCCAGATAGGACTTCAG from the Segatella copri genome contains:
- a CDS encoding S9 family peptidase; its protein translation is MKRFPVFIATVMMVSAMQAADKLDLKAITSGEFAASYVTGINPIDGTDLYASISNDGKQVISYSFKTGKQMSILFDVNAVKAPFEQIEGYVISPDGKKLLIMTHREAIYRRSFKAEYFVYDIAKKSLKKLSQGVNQQVATWSPDSRHIAFVKDNNLFVTDGDKETQITRDGKFNEVINGIPDWVYEEEFSFNRAFAWNADGTAIGWIRFDESHVKTYSLQMFEGSHPTHSEYHDYPGEYSYKYPKAGQDNSKVSLWSYDMKNGKTVALDVPVDSDGYYPRIKTSPDANSLIVYTMNRHQDDMRLYAVNPFTGKSRMLIKESVPKFVKEEVIENSIVGKKNILLPSDRDGFMHLYLYDMNGKLLRQVEKGNYDVTSIYGMDEKTGDVYFQAAKLNAHDRQVYVAHKNGKVERLTDAAGSNSAYFSGDYRYFVNTWSSYSHPYVFTVRSNKGKLIKTLEDNKQLLEKTRKYNWGKRETFSFTTSEGVKLDGWMVKPVDFDASKKYPVILFQYSGPGNQQVLDSWSTGSMGNGGAFDYYLAQEGFIIVCVDGRGTGGRGAEFEKSTYLRLGDLESKDQVETALYMGSLPYVDKDNIGIWGWSYGGFNTLMSMSEGRPVFKAGVAVAPPTCYRFYDSVYTERYMRTPKENEEGYKVNPIERVKQQHGALLICHGLADDNVHPQNTFEYAEALVQADKDFKTLWYTNRNHGISGGNTRNHLLRQIANWFKQNLK